The Psychromonas sp. MME1 genome window below encodes:
- the cas6f gene encoding type I-F CRISPR-associated endoribonuclease Cas6/Csy4, whose product MNCFIDITLQPDAEMRENVLLNKVYTKFHKALCDQQSTKIGVSFPAYKVLLGRVIRIHGELATLTNFQSVNWLGGLSGYCKVNDILPIPEQVQHRVISRKQSSMTNAKLNRLIKRKTISAEEVKAYKAKMFTKGLDNPYLELESGSSGHLHRRYIQFGELSANAIDGEFDQFGLSKTATVPWF is encoded by the coding sequence ATGAATTGTTTTATTGATATTACGCTACAACCTGATGCTGAAATGCGTGAAAACGTTTTACTAAATAAGGTTTACACTAAATTTCACAAAGCGTTATGTGATCAACAATCTACCAAGATTGGCGTTAGCTTTCCTGCCTATAAAGTTTTATTGGGTAGAGTAATCCGTATTCATGGCGAGTTAGCAACATTAACTAATTTTCAAAGCGTTAATTGGTTAGGTGGTTTGAGTGGCTATTGCAAAGTAAACGATATTTTACCAATACCTGAACAAGTGCAACATCGCGTGATTTCACGTAAACAAAGTAGCATGACAAACGCCAAACTTAATCGTCTGATCAAACGAAAAACAATATCAGCAGAGGAGGTAAAAGCTTATAAAGCGAAAATGTTTACCAAAGGTTTAGACAATCCATATCTTGAACTGGAAAGTGGTTCAAGTGGTCATTTACATCGTCGATATATTCAGTTTGGTGAGTTATCAGCTAATGCTATTGATGGTGAATTTGACCAATTTGGTTTAAGCAAAACCGCCACTGTGCCATGGTTTTAA
- the cas7fv gene encoding type I-Fv CRISPR-associated protein Cas7fv, giving the protein MEKVTGIKSVDFKITALGHGVVNWNGSPSLTIINDNKFKNITNHSMPKLRGYSNVKEFNEDGTAKFYKHPEDVDLSTVELYISQNCIRHHLFRGEHYNLNSPKLAENIISLLCSTTGLIRGYVNPKNENKRTSPLLLTDFVDQLGNGNFEQMGRSGSKEKETNKAGKDSSNSLFSKFTFGDTKYISYGSISIEQLQFIPLCADFGRESMKINNHKEGKEVAEKLTDYLQTLSGNKNVIAEYHENYVRRGSIFDEGEQGVLLNDDAIDVLVKQTIELITDLSIRQAKGYMYVDDVLVDYNNSQTAKDMFRIKKDESQILQEKGSNTYAVYYEGK; this is encoded by the coding sequence ATGGAAAAAGTAACAGGAATTAAAAGTGTAGATTTTAAAATTACCGCATTAGGTCATGGGGTGGTGAATTGGAATGGCTCTCCAAGTTTAACCATTATTAACGATAACAAATTTAAAAATATTACTAACCACTCTATGCCTAAGTTGAGAGGTTATAGCAATGTCAAAGAGTTTAACGAAGATGGAACGGCTAAATTTTATAAGCACCCTGAAGATGTTGATTTGAGCACTGTTGAGTTATATATCAGTCAAAACTGTATTAGACATCATTTGTTTAGAGGCGAACATTATAATTTAAATTCCCCTAAATTAGCTGAGAATATTATTAGTTTATTATGTTCAACCACAGGCTTAATAAGAGGTTATGTTAATCCAAAAAATGAAAATAAAAGAACAAGTCCATTATTGTTAACTGATTTTGTTGATCAGCTAGGTAATGGTAACTTCGAACAAATGGGGCGTTCGGGAAGTAAAGAAAAAGAAACTAATAAAGCAGGTAAAGATTCAAGTAATTCATTATTTTCAAAGTTTACTTTTGGTGATACTAAATATATTTCTTATGGTTCAATTAGCATTGAGCAATTACAGTTTATTCCTTTATGTGCAGATTTTGGCCGTGAATCAATGAAAATTAATAATCATAAAGAAGGGAAAGAAGTTGCAGAAAAATTAACAGATTATCTGCAAACCTTATCTGGAAATAAGAATGTTATAGCTGAATACCATGAAAATTATGTTCGTCGAGGTTCTATTTTTGATGAGGGTGAACAAGGTGTTTTGTTAAATGACGATGCTATCGATGTTTTAGTTAAACAGACAATCGAATTAATTACGGATTTGAGTATTAGGCAAGCCAAAGGCTATATGTACGTTGATGATGTATTAGTTGATTACAATAATAGTCAAACTGCTAAAGATATGTTCCGTATAAAGAAAGATGAAAGTCAAATTTTGCAGGAAAAAGGTTCAAATACTTACGCCGTTTATTATGAGGGTAAGTAA
- the cas5fv gene encoding type I-Fv CRISPR-associated protein Cas5fv, with protein MRITIEYDSCWQTGFLNGNPNKPISKKENDRAFVATSKTRGEKFQPITLDTVLGVLSRLIGDQRKLYQAKNSDFYFDDIQNKINWLEHDDQSHKVEELMYLVNKSDDRCAQSSYLGVLEDDNPWFFSKNSHYLWSILFLTKHELINFILSKKMNGIGCVSCDPKSLISRINAISDSKSDLGAVLKTNDRLIQEHEFIINKKCEAVEKFNNKVKINPPKTPAQESKSQSQLMKLLSELNDAKNDLKVLVNDPLANEADTKLNTVISFLSQKFPDEKKLGEEYCKNGVIYPTSLYSAALYLQAEYLLKNGHESSFLLNSKGEIQIQGFSKRGFNGVRDWLNAMTGKRKKSVGTPVVVNKHTGKLDVELLLDKQKDKGKLDKSISRADELAQLIENAGVSSFYLGKKGIAYVTKIRA; from the coding sequence ATGAGGATTACTATTGAATATGACTCTTGTTGGCAAACAGGTTTCTTAAATGGAAATCCTAACAAACCAATTAGTAAAAAAGAAAATGATAGAGCATTTGTAGCTACCTCTAAAACTAGAGGTGAAAAATTTCAACCAATTACTTTAGATACTGTACTTGGTGTACTTAGTCGATTAATTGGTGATCAGCGAAAATTATATCAAGCCAAGAATAGTGATTTTTACTTTGATGATATTCAAAATAAAATAAATTGGCTTGAGCATGATGATCAATCGCACAAAGTTGAAGAGTTAATGTATTTAGTTAATAAATCAGATGATAGATGCGCACAATCTTCTTATTTAGGTGTGTTGGAGGATGATAATCCATGGTTTTTTTCTAAAAACTCACACTATCTTTGGTCTATTTTATTTTTAACCAAACATGAACTTATTAATTTCATTTTAAGTAAAAAAATGAATGGAATTGGTTGTGTTTCTTGTGATCCTAAAAGTTTGATTAGTCGAATTAATGCAATATCTGATTCGAAAAGCGACTTGGGTGCAGTTTTAAAAACCAATGATAGATTAATTCAAGAACATGAATTCATTATCAATAAAAAATGTGAAGCAGTAGAAAAATTTAACAACAAAGTTAAAATTAACCCACCAAAAACACCAGCACAAGAGAGTAAAAGCCAGTCTCAATTAATGAAGTTATTATCGGAATTAAATGATGCTAAAAATGATTTAAAAGTATTGGTTAATGATCCTTTGGCGAATGAAGCAGACACCAAACTAAATACTGTTATAAGTTTTTTATCTCAAAAATTTCCTGATGAAAAAAAACTGGGTGAAGAATATTGTAAAAATGGGGTTATTTATCCTACTAGTCTTTATTCAGCGGCACTGTATTTACAAGCTGAATATTTGCTGAAAAATGGTCATGAATCGTCATTTCTTCTCAATTCCAAGGGTGAAATACAAATACAAGGATTTTCTAAACGAGGGTTTAATGGTGTTAGAGATTGGCTTAATGCTATGACGGGGAAAAGAAAAAAATCGGTTGGAACCCCTGTTGTTGTAAATAAGCACACAGGTAAATTGGATGTAGAGTTATTGCTTGATAAGCAAAAAGATAAAGGCAAGCTTGATAAAAGTATAAGTAGAGCTGATGAATTAGCCCAACTAATAGAAAATGCTGGCGTTTCTTCCTTTTACCTTGGTAAAAAAGGCATTGCTTATGTCACAAAGATAAGGGCTTAA